The following coding sequences lie in one Panicum virgatum strain AP13 chromosome 6N, P.virgatum_v5, whole genome shotgun sequence genomic window:
- the LOC120678430 gene encoding pentatricopeptide repeat-containing protein At4g17616-like has translation MRSLFQACYHYRRLASFPCAAEAASPANGYEPWRRYISTSTSKVLPWEASSRETLLRKIDSGMKDGNVEEALQSFGNYKKLHGLPEPQVLNSMIVSLSYMSSRRWLQRAFDMVLSVHQINSNLLNCDSLMKLALALARDQMPVPASTVLRIILESGKLPDVDLLSMVFLHMLKSQVGSYLVSDVLIETCESFLDQVADRREMKKLDPIKNSATLFNMVLESCVNFKCIIKAQKIMELMSLVGVVADVNTVVIASHVFEMVGQRDELIQMKRSIDSLTSLPFLQHYQHFYDSLLSLHFKYNDMDAAAKFLINLHQQRKPSVFFCNGLQKQGAIQIGSGNLKTGYKIMFDPGKVDRGFILGRESQFGLVVLTDGNLLHTEKALAKLIAGCVKSRNMHTLSNLFIMLHKEDIDVISLRDVVNACIQMGWLHAAHDILDDLESAGIQVGIASYISLLRAYEKENKSEELNGLLQQIQKISSVMDDIRTNSPFTIKNIAKIVKDEIPLTHSSLFAALAEEMKHYNPGEHLTLEFNNSILFFCKAKMMEDALCIYKRMREQNIWPTSYTFCHILCGYSSMDMHREITMLWGEIKRRLEYGELDVDRDLLDCLVLDFLKGGYFSRVMEVIGYMSKHNIYCDKWKYRHVFLKLHRNLYRNLNSLHNKTEAQNKRIEDVRAFRSWAGKHALSLLVHHLSLLTML, from the exons ATGAGGAGCTTGTTTCAGGCATGCTACCACTACCGACGCCTCGCGTCCTTCCCTTGCGCTGCCGAAGCTGCCTCACCT GCCAATGGCTATGAGCCATGGAGGAGGTATATTTCCACTAGCACCAGTAAGGTTCTACCATGGGAGGCGTCATCCCGTGAAACGCTGTTGAGAAAGATAGACAGTGGTATGAAGGATGGCAATGTCGAAGAGGCACTGCAATCATTTGGAAACTACAAgaagctgcacggtcttcctgAACCACAGGTACTGAATAGCATGATCGTGTCGCTGTCCTACATGTCTAGTCGGAGGTGGCTTCAGAGGGCATTTGACATGGTTCTCTCAGTTCATCAAATTAACAGCAACCTTCTTAACTGTGACTCCCTGATGAAGCTAGCGTTGGCACTTGCAAGAGATCAGATGCCTGTTCCAGCCTCCACAGTCCTGAGGATCATACTTGAGAGTGGAAAGCTTCCTGATGTTGATTTGCTGAGCATGGTGTTTCTGCATATGTTGAAGTCACAGGTTGGATCCTATCTTGTCAGTGATGTTCTGATTGAGACTTGTGAGAGTTTCTTGGACCAAGTTGCAGATAGACGGGAAATGAAAAAACTGGATCCAATAAAGAACAGTGCCACCTTGTTCAATATGGTTTTAGAGTCATGTGTGAACTTTAAATGCATTATCAAAGCCCAGAAAATAATGGAACTGATGTCATTGGTCGGAGTTGTGGCCGATGTAAATACAGTGGTGATCGCTAGCCATGTCTTCGAGATGGTTGGGCAACGAGATGAGTTGATACAAATGAAAAGAAGTATTGACTCTTTAACATCTTTGCCATTTCTTCAGCACTATCAGCATTTTTATGACAGTCTATTGAGCCTGCATTTCAAATATAATGACATGGATGCTGCTGCAAAATTTTTAATCAACCTGCATCAGCAACGAAAACCTAGTGTTTTCTTTTGCAATGGCTTACAGAAACAAGGTGCCATACAAATTGGTTCTGGAAATCTGAAAACCGGATATAAAATAATGTTTGATCCTGGAAAAGTTGACAGAGGTTTCATTTTGGGTAGAGAAAGCCAATTTGGGCTTGTTGTCCTTACTGACGGAAATCTTCTTCATACTGAAAAGGCTCTTGCTAAACTTATTGCAGGCTGtgtgaaatcaaggaatatgcATACACTATCTAACCTTTTTATTATGTTACATAAAGAAGATATAGATGTAATTTCTCTTCGAGATGTGGTTAATGCATGCATTCAAATGGGATGGTTGCATGCTGCTCATGATATCCTAGATGATTTAGAGTCAGCTGGAATCCAAGTCGGGATTGCTAGTTACATTTCTCTTTTGAGAGCATATGAGAAGGAGAATAAGTCAGAAGAGTTAAATGGGCTCCTCCAGCAGATACAGAAGATTTCATCTGTCATGGATGATATTCGTACTAATTCACCATTTACCATCAAGAATATTGCCAAAATAGTGAAGGATGAAATACCTCTCACTCATTCATCTCTGTTTGCTGCTTTGGCTGAAGAAATGAAACATTACAACCCTGGAGAGCACTTGACATTGGAGTTCAATAATTCCATTCTTTTCTTCTGCAAGGCAAAAATGATGGAAGATGCACTCTGCATATATAAGCGTATGAGAGAACAAAATATCTGGCCCACTTCTTATACATTTTGCCACATATTGTGCGGTTATTCTTCAATGGACATGCATAGGGAGATTACCATGCTCTGGGGAGAAATAAAGCGCAGACTTGAATATGGAGAGCTAGATGTGGATAGGGACTTGCTTGATTGCTTGGTTCTGGATTTCCTTAAAGGTGGGTATTTTTCTAGGGTGATGGAGGTCATTGGTTACATGTCAAAACATAATATTTACTGTGACAAGTGGAAATACAGGCATGTTTTTCTGAAGCTACACAGGAACCTGTATAGGAATTTGAACTCATTGCATAACAAAACCGAAGCTCAGAACAAAAGGATTGAAGATGTCCGAGCTTTCAGGTCATGGGCAG GTAAGCATGCCCTGTCACTACTTGTTCATCACCTCTCTTTACTGACTATGCTCTGA
- the LOC120677303 gene encoding triacylglycerol lipase 2-like, with protein MIVPAGLSSSAAVAVALVVVSSLHLAVAAGQQPSFRGHDIAGSGGPCALAVAPLGYPCEEHQVTTADGYILSLQRIPRGRGRGGGGGARAGQPVLLQHGVLADGMSWLLASPEESLPFILADRGFDVWVANNRGTRWSRRHVSLDPSSRLYWNWSWDDMVVNDLPAMVDFVCGQTGQKPHYVGHSMGTLVALAAFSEGRVVDQLKSAALLTPVAYLAHITTPVGILLARAFVGEIISGILGVAEFNPLAPPVTNLIRAFCRGPGTNCYDLVASITGKNYCLNSSAVDVFLKYEPQPTSTKTMVHFAQTVRDGVLTKYDYVLPELNIASYGQAEPPVYEMSSIPASFPLFLSYGGRDSLADPADVRLLLDDLRGHDRDKLTVQFLDQFAHLDFVIGVCAREYVYKDMIAFFDRFN; from the exons ATGATCGTCCCAGCCGgcctctcctcctccgcggcggtCGCCGTCGCGCTCGTGGTGGTGTCGTCCttgcacctcgccgtcgccgccggccagcagccGTCCTTCCGCGGCCACGACattgccggcagcggcggcccctGCGCGCTGGCCGTGGCGCCGCTCGGCTACCCCTGCGAGGAGCACCAG GTGACGACGGCGGACGGGTACATCTTGAGCCTGCAAAGGATCCCGaggggccgcggccgcggcggcggcggcggcgcgcgcgcggggcagcCGGTGCTCCTGCAGCATGGGGTCCTTGCG GACGGCATGTCGTGGCTGCTGGCGTCGCCGGAGGAGTCGCTGCCGTTCATCCTCGCCGACCGCGGCTTCGACGTCTGGGTCGCCAACAACCGGGGCACGCGCTGGAGCCGCCGCCACGTCTCGCTCGACCCGTCAAGCCGG CTCTACTGGAACTGGTCCTGGGACGACATGGTGGTCAACGACCTGCCGGCCATGGTCGACTTCGTCTGCGGGCAGACCGGGCAGAAGCCCCACTACGTTGGGCACTCCATG GGGACGCTGGTGGCACTCGCGGCCTTCTCGGAGGGCCGGGTGGTGGACCAGCTCAAGTCGGCGGCGCTGCTGACGCCGGTCGCCTACCTCGCCCACATCACCACGCCCGTCGGCATCCTGCTCGCCAGAGCGTTCGTCGGAGAG ATCATCTCGGGCATCCTTGGCGTGGCTGAGTTCAACCCGCTAGC GCCTCCGGTGACGAACCTGATCAGGGCGTTCTGCCGCGGGCCTGGGACGAACTGCTACGACCTCGTCGCCTCCATCACCGGCAAGAACTACTGCCTCAACAGCTCCGCCGTCGACGTCTTCCTCAAGTACGAGCCCCAGCCGACGTCGACCAAGACCATGGTCCACTTCGCCCAGA CCGTGCGCGACGGCGTGCTGACCAAGTACGACTACGTGCTGCCGGAGCTGAACATCGCCAGCTACGGGCAGGCGGAGCCGCCGGTGTACGAGATGTCCAGCATCCCGGCGAGCTTCCCGCTCTTCCTCAGCTACGGCGGCCGGGACTCGCTGGCCGACCCCGCCGAcgtgcgcctcctcctcgacgaccTCCGGGGCCACGACCGCGACAAGCTCACGGTGCAGTTCCTGGACCAGTTCGCGCACCTCGACTTCGTCATCGGCGTCTGCGCCAGGGAGTACGTCTACAAGGACATGATCGCCTTCTTCGATCGCTTCAACTAG